A stretch of Paenibacillus peoriae DNA encodes these proteins:
- a CDS encoding Asp23/Gls24 family envelope stress response protein: MAEQIQQLEAGNIKISNDVVGKIAGMAALETPGIAAMSGGLSEGWAKRLSGKNVQKGVSVEVGQLEAAIDLRIIVLYETPIHEVSRILQQNVREAVESMTGLRVVEVNVKVEGVAFKDDAV; the protein is encoded by the coding sequence ATGGCAGAGCAAATTCAACAACTGGAAGCAGGAAACATCAAGATTTCCAACGATGTCGTGGGTAAAATTGCCGGGATGGCCGCATTAGAGACACCGGGCATTGCTGCAATGTCAGGCGGTTTATCGGAAGGCTGGGCCAAAAGGCTGAGCGGTAAAAATGTGCAAAAAGGCGTATCAGTGGAGGTTGGACAGCTGGAAGCTGCCATTGATCTACGTATTATCGTACTCTACGAAACACCTATTCATGAGGTGTCCCGAATTCTTCAGCAAAATGTACGAGAAGCCGTCGAAAGTATGACAGGTTTGCGGGTCGTGGAAGTGAACGTAAAAGTGGAAGGTGTCGCGTTCAAGGACGACGCAGTGTAA
- the cax gene encoding calcium/proton exchanger encodes MKKWLSPALLIATFALSAVAHYTHWNAIAQFVICAISVVFVAGFLGRATESVAHYAGQRLGGFLNATFGNAAELIIAIFLVKEGLYDMVKASLTGSIIGNLLLVLGASLFAGGLKYKVQNFNISLAGLSGSLMIVAVIALFVPAVFLNTHVITDSESDTLSLIVAGTLIVAYIAWLIFSMITHKDYLSDVTEQKDEELPHEHAPVWSRNKSIAYLILATVMVAFVSEWLVGTLEVFTTQFGLSELFVGAFLVAIIGNAAEHSAAILLAMKNKIGASVEIAVGSSLQIALFVAPVLIFVSYFMGNTMNIVFTTIELVAIAVAVFIAKSITQDGSTNWYEGLMLLVVYVLLGVSFFLV; translated from the coding sequence TTGAAAAAATGGTTATCTCCCGCTTTGCTTATAGCGACATTTGCTCTTAGCGCAGTCGCTCATTACACGCATTGGAACGCTATAGCCCAATTTGTCATTTGTGCAATTTCTGTTGTATTCGTAGCCGGTTTCCTCGGCAGGGCGACCGAAAGCGTCGCGCATTATGCTGGCCAACGTTTAGGTGGATTCTTAAATGCCACCTTTGGTAACGCAGCCGAACTGATCATCGCCATCTTTCTTGTTAAAGAAGGTCTTTACGATATGGTAAAGGCCAGTCTTACCGGTTCTATCATCGGCAATCTGCTGTTGGTGCTAGGAGCAAGTCTGTTCGCTGGCGGTTTAAAGTACAAAGTACAAAATTTCAATATATCGCTGGCTGGATTAAGTGGTTCTCTGATGATTGTGGCTGTTATTGCCTTGTTCGTTCCAGCTGTCTTTTTGAACACACACGTTATCACGGATAGCGAATCAGATACGCTCAGCCTCATTGTCGCAGGCACGCTCATTGTCGCGTATATTGCGTGGCTTATTTTTTCTATGATTACGCATAAGGACTATTTATCTGATGTGACCGAACAAAAAGATGAAGAATTACCACATGAGCATGCCCCTGTATGGTCCAGAAACAAATCCATTGCCTATTTGATACTTGCTACCGTCATGGTCGCTTTTGTCAGCGAATGGCTGGTAGGTACGCTGGAGGTGTTTACGACCCAATTTGGGCTCAGCGAATTGTTCGTAGGTGCCTTCCTCGTCGCTATTATTGGTAATGCAGCCGAACACAGCGCTGCTATTTTACTGGCGATGAAGAATAAAATCGGTGCATCGGTTGAAATAGCTGTCGGCAGCAGTTTGCAAATTGCGCTATTTGTTGCCCCTGTGCTGATATTTGTCAGTTACTTTATGGGAAACACGATGAATATTGTTTTCACTACTATTGAGCTGGTCGCCATTGCTGTCGCTGTATTTATCGCCAAATCCATCACCCAAGACGGCTCAACCAACTGGTATGAGGGGCTCATGCTATTGGTAGTGTATGTATTGTTAGGTGTATCCTTCTTTCTTGTGTAG
- a CDS encoding YlaN family protein translates to MTSSDLQEQLNIKAINLLQEDADKIKKLIEVQMENLATRYCPLYEEVLDTQMYGFSKEVDFAVRAGLLPEMVGKQLVSELERNLAILYEAMNNKAN, encoded by the coding sequence ATGACTTCATCTGATTTGCAGGAACAATTGAATATCAAGGCTATTAATCTGCTTCAGGAAGATGCAGATAAAATAAAGAAGCTTATTGAAGTACAGATGGAGAATCTGGCAACCCGTTATTGCCCTCTCTATGAGGAAGTGCTGGATACTCAGATGTACGGATTTTCCAAGGAAGTGGATTTTGCGGTTCGCGCTGGACTTCTTCCGGAAATGGTAGGTAAACAGCTGGTCAGTGAGCTGGAACGCAATCTGGCTATTCTATATGAGGCCATGAATAATAAGGCCAATTAG
- a CDS encoding HPr family phosphocarrier protein has product MSNNNAAVVEIAQTASKFTSSIVLHSENKYIDVKSILGLFTTLVSSHSYELHVHGPDAEEAKKAIIEVFEKHGLHISVAS; this is encoded by the coding sequence ATGTCCAATAATAACGCGGCGGTTGTTGAAATTGCACAGACGGCGAGCAAGTTCACCTCTTCCATCGTCCTTCATTCCGAAAATAAGTATATTGATGTGAAAAGTATACTGGGCTTGTTTACGACCCTAGTCAGCAGCCATAGCTATGAACTACACGTTCATGGACCAGATGCGGAGGAAGCCAAGAAAGCGATCATCGAGGTGTTCGAGAAGCACGGACTTCATATTTCAGTAGCCAGCTAA
- a CDS encoding aminopeptidase has product MKDPRILKLAENLVGYSVEVQPGENVLIEMIGTERDLLNAIIHEVGKKGGNVFVQLTDRKVQSTMLRHATKEMLETWAEIDLNRMKQMHCYIGIRAGENVNDLSDVPEDKMKLYNSIYQHAVHSEQRVKHTKWVVLRYPNDSMAQLANISTEAFEDFYFDVCNLDYAKMDKAQDALADLMNRTDKVRISGPGTDLNFSIKQIGAIKCSGQCNIPDGEVYSAPVRDSVNGTISYNAQTLYNGITFENVKFRFENGKIVEATSNDTKRLNDILDSDEGARYIGEFAIGFNPHILHPMKDILFDEKIAGSLHFTPGQAYETADNGNRSSIHWDLVLIQRPEYGGGEIYFDDVLIRKDGIFVLPELEPLNPENLK; this is encoded by the coding sequence ATGAAAGATCCTAGAATACTTAAGCTGGCGGAAAATCTGGTAGGTTACTCTGTTGAAGTGCAGCCTGGAGAAAATGTATTAATCGAAATGATTGGTACAGAGCGCGACTTACTTAACGCCATCATTCATGAAGTTGGTAAAAAAGGTGGAAATGTTTTTGTACAACTTACAGACCGTAAGGTACAGAGCACCATGCTTCGTCACGCGACAAAGGAGATGCTGGAGACCTGGGCTGAGATTGACCTTAACCGGATGAAGCAAATGCACTGCTATATCGGAATTCGTGCAGGTGAAAATGTAAATGATTTGTCAGATGTGCCGGAAGATAAAATGAAATTGTATAATTCCATTTATCAGCATGCGGTACATAGCGAACAACGGGTGAAACACACCAAATGGGTAGTGCTGCGTTATCCGAATGACAGCATGGCTCAATTGGCGAATATCAGCACAGAAGCGTTCGAAGATTTTTATTTCGATGTGTGTAATCTGGATTATGCAAAAATGGACAAAGCTCAAGATGCATTGGCAGACCTGATGAATCGGACGGACAAGGTACGGATTAGTGGACCGGGTACGGATTTGAATTTCTCTATTAAGCAAATTGGAGCTATCAAGTGTTCAGGTCAATGTAATATCCCGGATGGCGAAGTATACAGCGCGCCTGTACGTGATTCCGTTAACGGAACGATCAGCTACAATGCACAAACCCTGTATAATGGCATTACTTTTGAAAATGTTAAATTCCGTTTTGAAAATGGTAAGATCGTGGAAGCAACGAGTAACGATACGAAGCGGCTGAATGATATTCTCGATTCTGACGAGGGAGCACGTTATATTGGCGAGTTTGCCATCGGGTTTAATCCGCACATCTTACATCCAATGAAGGATATTTTGTTTGACGAGAAAATCGCCGGCAGCTTACATTTTACACCGGGTCAAGCTTATGAAACAGCGGATAACGGTAATCGTTCATCGATCCACTGGGATTTGGTGTTGATTCAGCGTCCAGAATATGGCGGTGGTGAAATTTATTTTGACGATGTTTTGATTCGTAAAGATGGCATCTTTGTACTGCCTGAGCTGGAGCCATTAAACCCTGAAAATTTAAAATAA
- a CDS encoding sensor domain-containing diguanylate cyclase produces MSEFSTTDQQMLDSKTVQASGAPLFDDKGYTSFAWLQNMDMTPYDFPYINQLLVQGYRSWLQQGNGISWINEEYTAVFNFIGVRVAGKKEDDDEDLDLVERCCISREMEVSQRKLRDGSLSFVYMVPILCRNYKSEPFAALRFTRPAQHSVPNLDTLLSAALHFKSCFYTKFEYIFMEDVLGMRNRSDREGRRRSILFQIVKRMHDKIDVEGVLDEVFGSIAYLFPHVDITLYMSQDRHSRNPQVKPLLLHERDEDVCVRAFMKGQMAVNEPVGTQDEITEIGIPLRGKQGVYGVFHMILPSGADSMKKVDVELIAMMADTAGTAFENAKLLEQSNVLIHELRLINELVQRLNQSLKLNEIFEFAVQELLKMFMADFCCIVQLDQDGNCFKVMSSNVESLRLESYPLEDGFAGLIRLTGEPVIVSDYRKDGKISSHFMDATHSQSLMAVPMKTSGTPKGVILLSSKLPHFFSYDNYKMLQMLAPHIGLAVTNAMLHAEVRRLANMDMLTGLYVRHYVDQIIQQHQEKDFCGSLILVDIDQFKQVNDTHGHQTGDEILKSVSNIVRSATRDEDVCARWGGEELAIYLPQLGVQQALGYAEKIRYRVQHETEPQVTVSCGIAEWNWLDEQISIESLFYRADMALYEAKNEGRNRIVVDHVANV; encoded by the coding sequence ATGTCGGAATTTTCAACAACGGATCAGCAAATGCTTGACAGTAAAACGGTCCAGGCTAGCGGTGCTCCGCTGTTTGATGATAAAGGATATACTTCTTTTGCCTGGCTCCAGAACATGGATATGACACCCTATGATTTCCCCTATATTAACCAGCTGCTTGTTCAAGGATATCGGAGTTGGTTACAACAGGGCAATGGTATATCCTGGATTAACGAAGAATATACTGCTGTTTTTAATTTTATAGGTGTTCGTGTTGCTGGTAAAAAAGAAGATGATGACGAGGATTTGGATTTGGTCGAACGTTGTTGCATATCTAGAGAGATGGAAGTGAGCCAGCGCAAACTTCGTGATGGAAGCCTTTCGTTTGTGTATATGGTTCCCATACTATGCCGTAATTACAAGAGCGAGCCCTTTGCCGCTCTTCGTTTTACACGGCCTGCTCAACATTCTGTCCCAAATCTGGACACATTGTTATCAGCTGCTTTACATTTTAAATCCTGCTTTTACACGAAGTTTGAGTACATATTTATGGAAGATGTCCTTGGGATGCGGAATCGAAGCGATCGTGAAGGTAGACGCCGTTCTATTTTATTTCAGATTGTAAAACGGATGCATGACAAAATTGACGTAGAAGGCGTGCTGGATGAGGTATTCGGGAGCATCGCCTATTTGTTTCCCCATGTAGATATCACCTTGTATATGAGTCAGGATCGACATAGTCGCAATCCGCAGGTCAAACCTTTACTGCTGCATGAACGGGACGAAGATGTATGCGTCCGTGCATTTATGAAAGGGCAAATGGCTGTGAATGAGCCTGTCGGTACACAAGATGAAATAACTGAAATCGGCATCCCATTACGTGGTAAGCAGGGCGTATACGGTGTTTTCCATATGATTCTTCCATCGGGCGCGGATAGTATGAAAAAAGTGGATGTAGAGCTGATTGCCATGATGGCGGATACGGCTGGCACCGCATTTGAAAATGCAAAGCTGCTTGAGCAATCGAATGTACTTATCCATGAATTGCGTCTCATTAATGAACTGGTTCAGCGCTTGAATCAGAGCCTGAAGTTAAATGAAATATTTGAATTTGCCGTGCAGGAGTTATTAAAAATGTTCATGGCGGACTTTTGTTGTATTGTACAGCTTGACCAGGATGGAAACTGTTTTAAGGTCATGTCGAGTAATGTGGAAAGCTTAAGACTGGAAAGTTACCCTCTTGAAGATGGATTTGCTGGACTAATACGCTTAACAGGGGAACCAGTGATTGTGTCGGACTATAGAAAGGATGGGAAGATATCCTCTCATTTTATGGATGCGACGCACTCCCAGTCTTTGATGGCTGTACCTATGAAGACCAGCGGTACTCCTAAAGGGGTTATACTATTGTCCAGCAAGCTTCCGCACTTTTTCTCTTACGATAATTACAAAATGTTGCAAATGCTAGCCCCTCATATCGGGTTGGCGGTAACCAATGCTATGCTGCACGCTGAGGTGCGGCGGTTGGCTAATATGGATATGTTAACAGGTCTGTATGTACGTCATTATGTGGACCAAATCATTCAGCAACATCAGGAAAAGGATTTCTGTGGATCTCTTATTTTGGTAGATATTGATCAATTCAAACAGGTGAATGATACGCATGGGCATCAGACGGGTGACGAAATTTTGAAAAGCGTCAGCAATATCGTTCGTTCGGCGACTCGCGATGAGGATGTATGTGCGAGATGGGGCGGCGAGGAGCTTGCCATTTATTTACCGCAGCTGGGGGTACAGCAAGCGCTCGGATATGCAGAAAAAATACGTTACCGCGTACAGCATGAAACTGAGCCTCAGGTGACTGTTTCTTGCGGGATTGCTGAATGGAACTGGCTGGACGAGCAGATCAGTATTGAATCTTTATTTTATAGGGCTGATATGGCCTTGTACGAAGCAAAAAATGAAGGACGCAATCGAATAGTTGTTGATCATGTAGCCAATGTGTAG